The Thiorhodovibrio frisius genome segment CAACGGCTGGTTCCGGCTTGGCGACATCGAAATCGTCAAAGGCCGACAGAAAAACGCCAGAAACCCGCATTAGGGCGGTCATAGCTTCATTGAGCTGGGCGCGGATGTCGGGTTCGCTGGCGATGGCGAAATCAAGAAAAGTGCGCGCCACCAGTGACAGTTCGCGCGAGCGCGAGTAGACCAGATGCCAGCGCCGGCGGATCGGGAAGCCTTCGACATCGAGCACCGCAAAGCGCCCGCCCCCGCTTTCGAGCCGCACTGAATGCAGGGACAGAGCCGAGATCCCCAGACCGCCAAGAATGGCATGCTTGATGGTCTCGCTACTGCCAAGCTGCATGCGCACCCGGGGCTCGACCCCGGCAGCGGCAAAGTGCTTGAGCACCGCGTCGCGCACACCGGAGCCTGGTTCCCGCAGCAGCAGATCTTCCTCCGCCAGGCGGCTCATGGGAATGCGCGGCTGCCCGACCAGCGGATGGTCGCTGCGGGCAATCATCACCAGTGGATTGGGCGCGAAGGGAACCGCTTGCACTTCCTGGCCGAGATCATGATGCTGTCCCATGACGTAGAGATCATCGTCCTGGGCCGATAAACGCTCAAGAAGCTGATCGCGATTGGTCACATTCAAGAACACATCAATGCCGGTGTAACGCTGGCAGAAAGCGCCAAGAATTTCCGGTGCCACATAGGTCGCAGTGGTGATGACGCCCAGACGCAACCGGCCTCGGCGCAGGCCTTTGAGATCGGAGAGTTTGGTCTCGAGATTGGCCAGGCCGTTGAGAATACCACGGCAGGCCGCGTAAACCTCGCGCCCGGCATCCGTGGGCTCGACCGTGCGCCCGACATGATGAAAAAGCGGTGTGCCGATAGACTCGGACAGCTTCTTGATCTGCATCGACACCGTCGGCTGCGTCAGAAACAATTCCTCGGCTGCACGCGTGAAGCTACCCAGACGCACAATGGCCTCGAGCAGTTGCAGTTGGCGCAGGGTGCAGTGGCGGACCAGATAATCGGCCCCCGCGCTGCCCAAGCCCTTCTCGGACAGGGTGCCTTTCATCTGTGATTTTGCTGGCATCAATGACGCCAGCGAACAACTGGCGCTGGCGCTGACACGGGCGCCGCGCTCAGTCCGGCCACACCCGCGCACCCGCACTAAACTCATCCGCGCGTGCGGGATTCAGCGCCGGCCCGTGCTTTGCATCCGCCTTGGCAGCACTGCGCGCCGCGCTTGCCGTCTTACGACGCGGGGAATTCGCACTGCTTTTGGCAGGGCTCTGACGCGTGGCGGTGTCAGTCGCTGCGGGCGTTGTTCCAGTGTTCTCTGACATGGCAGACACCTCGGGATACGCAACTCGCGCGCACCCATTGATGGGAAATTGGTGGGATAGAAAAATGCTGGAAAGGCAATGGCTGGGGATGATGATTGGCAGAAAAACATCGGCCAGCCCAACCCGGCCTAACCGAGGAGTTGCTCAATGCGTTCGGCAAAAGTTTGCGCCTGTGCCGTCAACTCTCCGGAGTCCTCATCGGCGAAAATTGTCAGATTGGCATAGGTTCGCCCGAAACTGAGATTGGGGTACACATCCATGGCTTCTGACAGCTCCCCGGCCTGTTCCAGAAACACCCGGGTGGCTTCATAGTCAGGGAACTCCAGACGTCGCTCCAAGCGCAAGGGGCGCTCCCGTCGGGTCCAGCCATGCCAGCCCGGCCCCTCGTGTGATTCCCCCTTATGCGATTCATTGCGCAAGGGTTTGTCAGAGCCCAATGGCCCAGAATCAGTCCCAGAACCGGACTCAGAAGTAGGCGCGTTCATTCCAACCCTGATGCTGGCCCGCTCCCAGAGTCTTCAGCCAGGTGTCGACTTCCTCGGCGTGGGCCATTTCGTCGTTTAGCAGTCCCTGAAAGAATTCGGCGTTTTCCATCTCGCCCATGCTGCGACAAAAACGGGTGGCCTCATCATAAAGCGCCACGATCTCGGCCTCGAGCACGGCATCCTGTTGCAGCAAGCCAACCAGGCTGTCCGCCACGGCGACCGGGCGCAACTGGGATGCATTGGGTACGACACCAACACCGAGCATACGCTTGACGATGCGCTCGGCATGGCGCATTTCCTCGACCGTCTCGGCACGAAAGCGGTCCGCCGCCTCGCGCAGGCCCCAGGCTTCCGTCAGGGCGGCCTGGGTCATGTACTGCTGCACGGCTGAGTACTCAAGACTCAAGGCGCGTCCGAGATACCCGAGCGTGCGGGGATGAACCCCTGGCTGGTGCATCATTTGTTTGCTGACCTGAATGACTCTCTGAGAAATTTCTTAAGGGAGTAATTTCTTAAGGGAGTGGCTTCTTAAGGGAATAGTTTCTTAAGGAAGTGGTTTCCCAAGAGAATGGTTTCTTAAAACGAATGCGCTGGCGGGCCGTCCTCCTGGAGCAACACCCGCCACCGCAGCGGCCGAAACCAATCAGATAGAGGTCTGACATGGACCTCCGGTGGCCATTAGGCCGCAGCGCCGCCAGTCGGCAAGACAGGTTCGACTTCCCGATGCGGACGAGCAATGATGTGTGCAGCCACCAGGCCGTCACCCACGCGCTCGCAGGCATCCGCGCCAGCGCGCACTGCGGCATTCACAGCGCCAGTCTCACCGCGCACCAGCACGGTCACATAGCCGCCCCCAACAAACTCACGACCAATCAGACGCACTTCTGCTGCCTTCGTCATCGCATCAGCCGCCTCGATGGCCGGTACCAGACCGCGCGTCTCGATCATGCCAAGAGCAATACCCATGGTTTCGTTCGCCATTGTGTTTCTCCGTCTATCTACGCTCAAAAGAAAAGCTTACAAATTGCGGTTAGGTGCCGCTTACCAGCAGCCAGGCTTTATCGCCTTTGCTGCCCCGACAGAAAACTGCCGCTTGCCTTCAGTGCCGGCTCCAGCTCGGGATGCGGACGGGCAATGATGTGTGCGGCCACCAGACCGTCACCAACCCGTTCGCAGGCATCCGCCCCGGCGCGCACGGCGGCATTCACGGCGCCGGTCTCACCGCGCACCAGCACGGTGACATAGCCACCACCGACAAATTCCCGTCCGACCAACCGGACCTCAGCCGCCTTGGTCATCGCATCGGCCGCTTCGATCGCTGGCACAAGACCCCGGGTCTCGATCATGCCTAGCGCGATACCGTGGTTCTCGCCTGCCATTTCAATGTCTCCTCGTTTCAACTCGCCCGAGTCAATTTGACTGGGCCGAAACTATTGCCAAACCTGTTGCCGAAACCAGGTTCTATACCGGGGCCGCATCGCTATCCCAGTCATCGATAATTCCGCCGATGGTGAGATCAGTCAGAATTTTCGCATCACCCATCGCATAGCGACCAGCCGAGCCGTTTACCGTAAATACCCAATTTCCCGGCCGCACTCCGACCGGATCGGTCGCGACCTGCAACTTGCCTTTGGCATCCCGCAGCACCCGCAGGCTGCAATGATCCAAACCGGACACTCTCAGCGTACAGACCAGAGTGTCGACCACCTGAAAAATATCCATGAACCAGTTACCACACCCGCACCGCCGGGTCAGGTCTCCGGTTGCCAGTCATCGATGATGCCAACGATGGTCAGGTCGCTCGGATATTCCTTGCTACCTGCGGCCTCGCGCGCCGCCGAACTGCCAACGCAAATGACCCAGTCACCCGGCACCGCGCCGACGGCATCGACTGCGACCATCTTGCTGCTGCCGTCGAGTACCACCTGCAAATGCTTGTGCTCAAATCCGGAAATGCGATTGGTCGATACCAATGGCTTGAGCACCTGACAAATTTTCATGTCTGTTCGCCCCGCTCAGTGCGCCGCTGCGGCCTGGGTCTGGAGCGAACAGCCGACAACCTCGATTGGCGCACCGGCATCGCAGTCGCGCACAGCGCGCAGACAGTGCAGCAGGCCATCGGCGCACAGCTTGGGGTACCGCGCTTTCAGCGCAGCGGCGATACGCTCGCAGTGCGCAACAGCCCGCTCACGCGCGCCAGGCACGCCACCGTGGTAGTCGTAACGCACAATCACCGGAACCGGCAGCCCGCGACTCACATTGAGCCCGGAGAAAATCTTGATACCCACATCCATATCCGCCGCGCCTTCCTCGACCGTCGCCAGATAGGCGAAATAGGTCAGATTGCGCAGTTGAATTTCCTCAAAACCAATGCCCGCGCCAATAAAGCGCTCGGCATGGCCAATATCCGCATAGCCGCCCTGATGGTAGGCGCGTACATAATCAATCTGCGAGATGTTGTTTTCGATCAGTTGCGCGATCAGCCTGAGCATCCCCTCTGCCGGTGCATCGCCACCGGTACTGCGCGACTGCTCGGCTGCATGTGCGCGAACCAGCTCGAGAATATGCGCTCGCGCCTGCTCCGGCGCCATGCCGCGCGTAATTTCGTAAAGCTTGTGGCCGTCGACCCAGCGGGTCAGATCAATGCGACTGTCGCGGTCAGGCACATGCACGCGAATGGCGTCCGTGTCTGTATCCAGCCCGATCAACAGCAGATCGACCGAGGCGCCACAGCAATAGGTATTCTCAATCGCCTGCTGGAAGGCCTGGAGGCGTTCCAGCCCAGCGCGTGCGGCCAGTTCGTCATCGGAGCCATGCGCCGCGCAGCCTTGGTGCGCCGGATCGACCGAGCTGAAGTGGTACATGACCGTTTTCAGGTACCGGGTTGGCGCATCGGCCGTGTTTGGGCGTCCCTCCCGGAAGCGTAGCATTTCAGTCTCGGCCCATTTCTGCACGGTGTTCTCGACATCGAACAGCGAACCCGCATAGGACTTGCGTCGAACGGCTGCATAGGGCAAACGCAGCACATAGCTGATGGCATGGGCCAGGCGTCCGTCCGCGCAGGGCGTGACATCGAGCAGGTGAAAACCGCAGTCCTGCAAAAAACTGTCAAAGGCCTGCTGATCGCGCCCGCCAAGCGGATCATGGGTATAGAACTCATCGCTGATGCGGCGATAGGTCTTGAACACCGACATCGCAAACAGCCGCCGCATATCCAGCCCGCTCACCCAGGCGTGATTGATTTCCTCGTGCGGCAGTTCATAGCCGAGTTCCGAGTGGATCAGCTCAAGCGCCCGTTCTTCAAAGCGCGGCTCGCACTGCATGGCTGCGACCTGTTTGAGCACAGGTACGATGCGATCAAAGGACTCCTTGACCCGTGCTTCATAGTCGAACAGGCGCGCATTGGCGTTCACATCCGTGAGCGGATGCAGGCGCTGGTTAAACGCAGGCTGCCGGCTGCTCAGATCCCCGCCCAAACGCGCCTTTTGGGTGCCAGGGCGGCCCCCCGACATTAAGCCATCTGAGGTCAAGCCATCGGGAGCCCCTGTGCGCTGTTTGGCCTTAATTTTTCGCACCGAGCGCAAGCTGTGCGACGGTGCCTTGGACGTGCGCCTCACCGCCGCTGACGAGCGCTCACGCCCCGCTGCCGCGCGTCGGGCGGCCTCCTGCGCTTCGCGCCCGCGCGGCGCCGCACTCGCTGATTGCTTAAGCCCTGCGTCAGACCCGGACTCATCAACAGCCGCCGACAACCTTTCGCGCGCGCCGGCGCCCTGGCCCGTGCGCGCGAGCGCACCTCTGCCAGCAAGGCCGGCTGCCGGAGCAACAGCAAGCCCGAGCGAACGCGGCGATTGTCGGTGACGACCTAGCATCTTGGCATCAATCCGTTAGCCTGGCCCGGTACCGGGCTCAGCCGCGAGCCCCGCCAGAATAGGTGATCAGCGAGCCACGGTCGGTACTGCCGCTGCTACCAGTCACGCGACTGACAGGGACAGGTGTCTCCTCGTTGCGCTTGCGCTCAGGCCGCTGCATGGCCGTCATCGGACCGGGTCGGGTCGGGTTGCGGCCTTTTGCCCAGGCGCCTTCTGTTCCTGTGACATGCTCGCCCCTGTCCCAATCGTCGCCGGTAATTTTCAGCCCCGCGGACTGGCCCTCGCCGGTCACCCGGCTCGCGCTTGATACCGCCGGCTTGCCCTCGGGAGCAACCGGCCCGGCATTCGCGCGCGGACCATGCTTGGCAGCGCCAAAGCGAAATTCCTCAGTACCCGTGATCTTGCCAGTTGCCATGCCGAAGGGTCCGGTGATCCGCCCGCCGCCCTCGCTGTTGGTGCCTGTCACCGCGCCGGTGCGAGCCGCACGCTGATGATCGGCCACACGCGCTGGCGAGTTCACGCTGAACTGTTGCCAGGGTGCACCGGTAAGCGCCTGCGGAAAGTCGGGCTCGTCGGGCGTGGCCGCCATTGCGCCGCGCTTCAGTTGGGAATCTCCGCCATCCTCGCAAGCCGCAGCCTGCTGATCAGCGCCCAGATAGGGCGTGCCGGTTAGGGGTTCGCAAGCACCGCGGCTATCGCCCGTCATTCTGCCGCCGACGCCAGGCCCCTGCCCTGTCATTCCGGCGCCACGTCGCGCCATGGGCAGCATGCGCTCGCGCGCTGCCTGCGCCGCTGCAGGCGCACAATACTCTTCTGCCTGCTCCATGCCGGCATAGGGTGTGCCAGTCACTGCCTTGCAAGTACCGGGCTCATCGCCAGTCACCCGCCCGGAACGCCCGGTCTGAGTGCCTGAAACTCGCTGTCCCAGCGCTGTGAGAGACTCACCAACCTTGGCCGCTTCCGGCTCGGGACGCGCGTCACAAAAGCTCTCGAACTGCTCACCTGAGAGGTACTGATCGCCTGTTACTGCGCGACAACTGCCAGGCTCGTCACCGGTGACCTGTGCCGAACGGCCAACCAGGGTGCCGGTCACACGGCCTCCCGTTAGCGTGGAAGACACAGCCACCTTTGCCGGAGCCGCCCTTTCTGGAACCTTGTGTTTGGATTGCCCTGCCACCGCCGAACGACCGCCGCCTTGATGCGATGGAATCCCTTCGGCAATGCTCTGCACATTGGTGTATTGGGTGCCGGTCGTCTTGACGCTGGCGCCTTGCTCATCACCGGTCACCTTTGCTGCGCGATCAGCGCCAGCTCGGTCACCACCAGAACGGCCGACCATTGTGCCAGAGACTGACTGCCCACCCCGTGTCGCGGCCAAACCGGTGCGACGGCCACTGCCTTGGGTCGCATCGGACCCTGGGCGGAGGTCGCAGAACGCCTCAAAATGCGCTGGAGAGAGATATTCGGTTCCGGTCACGCGCTCGCAACTGCCGGGCTCATCGCCGGTAACACGGCTGGAGCGGCCCACCTCATTGCCGGTGATTCGATTACCGAGACCCGAGGGACTGACACCGACCTTGGGGACATTCCGCTGCGGTTCGCTGTGGCAAAATTCGCGAAAGATATCCGCGCCCATGTACTCAGTGCCAGTGACGGCGCGACAGGTACTAGGTTCATCACCAGTGGTCTTGACGCTGCGCCCAACCCGTGTGCCGGTCACAGTCTGCCCGGCTGCGGTCTCGCTGGCGCCGACCTTCCAATGCTGGTCCTCGGCACCGCGCGCCGCAGGGTTCTGGCGCATACGCCCGGTAGGCGCTGATTTGCGCTCACCCGCGCCACCATTGTGGCTGCGCTGCGCGCGCACCCGCTGGGACAGCTCCCGACCAGACAGTTTGGGGTTTGCCTGGCGCGCCAGACTCGCTGCGGACGTGGGCGCGTTTGTGGCCGCCTTGCCGCGTCCGGACTGAGCCGCGCGACGGGCGAGTGACAGCATGCGCCCAGTTGGCTTAACACCCAGGCCAGTGTCACGGCGGTTGACGCGCGATCCATTTCCCAGCCTGGCACCAAACCCGATGCGCCCTTCGCTGGTTCGAGACGCGCTTTCCTTGGACGCATCTTGAGCCGGAATCTTGCTGCTGGCCGGCTGAGTTTTGGCTGCTGGCGCGGCAGATCCGGAAGACGCTGGCACCGCAGCAGATGTTGCCGAGGACGACATCCGTGCGATTTCTTCTGAGCGAACCCGATCCTTTGCCCGGACTGCCCGACGGCCCTGGCGGGACAAAGCTTCACGACGGGCGCGCGCCGCTGAAGGGCGACCCGACGGCGGCCGGCCACGCGCTCCACTTGACGCTGTCCGCGGCTGCCCTTGTGCTTGGCTCGACCATGGCCCTGATTCGGGACCTGATTTGGGACCTGATTGAGACAGGGGCGCAGCGCCAAGCCCGGAACTGGAAGCCGGACGCGGCGATGCGCCGGCCCCAGAATTCGCAGGCTCTCGCACCGGGCCGCTGCGACGGCGCTCGGCGCTTGCCGAGCTTGCCTGTGGCTTGCCGCCGGTAGACAACGCACGGCGTCGGGCGAGAGCGGCCTCGCGACCGCTGGTTTTCAGGTTCGCTTTGCTTGCCATCGTGGTATCCGTTTTCTGTGTCTGCAATTCCGAGCCGGTCTCAGAGCCAAGATTCAGGCTCAGGTAGCGCTCGGACGGGCGATCATCCGGTATGCCAAGGCTCCCTCCGGCGAGGTGCTCGAACATCGGGAACGCGGTGATCGGCATCGGCGGCATGCACAGGCTGGCGGCAGCAGGCGGTCAGCACCGCGCGCTACCGGACAGGCCGAAACAATCCGCTCCGTGACAGATCAGCCGCGACCCTGGAACACCACGAAACAGGAACCCTGACTCTGGGTGTAGCTGTCGTACCCGGTCAGGCGCACATGGTGGTCGGGATAGGTGCGGTGGCAGCCCTCAAGCTCATTGACGACATTGGCCAGCTCGGTCTCACCGAAGAACGGCAGCTTCCACATGGTCCAGTAGTCTTTCATGGAGTTGCTGGGGTGAACGTGCTCAATGGCCGGGGTCCAGCCCTGAGCGATGATATAGGCGATCTGGTCGTAGATCTCGTCCTGGGTCAGGGGCGGCAGGAAGCCGAAGGTCTCGAGGGTTTGTTTGGTCTGGTAGTCGCCTTGAACGCTATGGAAAGGCATGGCTTGCATCCTCTGAAAATTGGGGTCAGCGGCTAAGGTTTCGCGACCAGCGCGCGGCCACCTGGGTGACCCGCGCTGAACATGGACGGAACCGGCAGAAAATTAGCTTATGTCGAGCTTGTCGACGGTGTCGAACTCGAACTTAATTTCCTTCCAAGTCTCCATCGCGATCGCCAGCTCTGGGCTATGACGCGCGGCATCGGTCATGATCTCGCGGGCTTCTTTCTCCAGCTCGCGGCCCTCGTTGCGCGCCTTCACACAGGCCTCAAGCGCGACACGGTTGGCTGCGGCACCGGCCGCGTTGCCCCAGGGGTGACCCTGAGTACCGCCACCGAACTGCAACACCGAGTCGTCGCCGAAGATGGTGACCAGCGCCGGCATGTGCCAAACGTGGATACCACCGGACGCGACGGCAAAGACGCCAGGCATGGAACCCCAGTCCTGATCGAAGAAAATACCGCGCGAGCGATCCTCGGGCACGAAAGATTCACGCAACTGATCGACATAGCCCAGAGTGGAGGCGCGGTCGCCTTCGAGCTTACCGACCACGGTGCCGGTGTGCAGATGGTCGCCACCCGAGAGGCGCAGGCACTTGGCCAGCACGCGGAAGTGGATACCGTGCTTGGGATGACGGTCGATGACCGCATGCATGGCGCGATGGATGTGCAACAGGACGCCATTCTTGCGGCACCACTTGGCCAGACCCGTATTCGCTGTAAAACCACCGGTCAGGAAGTCGTGCATGATGATGGGCACGCCGCATTCTTTGGCGAACTCGGCACGCTCGTACATATCCTCAGGCGTGGCGGCGGTGACATTCAGGTAATGCCCTTTGCGCTCGCCGGTTTCCTGCTGAGCGGACTGGATGGCCTCGCCGACGAATTCAAAGCGATTCTGCCAGCGCATGAAGGGCTGGGAATTGACGTTCTCGTCGTCCTTGGTGAAGTCCAGACCGCCACGCAGGCACTCATAGACAGCACGGCCGTAGTTCTTGGCTGACAGACCGAGCTTGGGCTTGATGGTCGCGCCGAGCAGCGGGCGGCCGTATTTGTTCATCTTGTCGCGCTCGACCTGGATGCCGTTGGGCGGTCCCATGCAGGTCTTCACGTAAGCGATCGGGAAGCGGATGTCTTCCAGACGCAGGTGACGCAGCGCTTTGAAGCCGAAAACGTTGCCGACCAGAGAGGTGAGCACGTTGACGATGGAGCCTTCCTCGAACAGGTCGATCGGGTAGGCGATAAAAGCGTAGAAGGACTCGCTGTCGCCGGGCACATCTTCGATGCGGTAGGCGCGGCCCTTGTAATACTCCATATCGGTCAGCAGTTCCGACCAGACGGTGCTCCAGGTGCCGGTGGACGATTCGGCAGCGACGGCGGCGGCGACTTCCTCGCGTGGCACTCCGGGCTGGCCGGTGCACTTAAAGCAGGCGAGAAGATCGGTGTCGAGAGGGACGTAATCGGGCGTCCAGTACATGTCCCGGTATTCTTTTACACCGGCGTCGTAAGTTTTTACGCTCATGCTCAGCTCCTGTGGTCTGTTTGCGTCTGCTTTCGGCTTGCCGACGCCTCAAATCCGAGATATCGAATCGGAATAAGGATAGCCGGCTGCTGACTTAAACGAAAATCGATTCTCCTGATGTGATCGATAGATGATTGCTGATGTCAGCAGCCGACGGGGAATCGGTTTCAATGCGGCCAAGAACTTTAACCGAATCGACGCTTTCGGACAATGCTTTTCGGCCGATGCGCTTGATCAATCATCAACAAAGGCACCCACAGGCTTGGTTTCTGCAACCGGCTTGACAGCCATATTTGCCCCCCGGCAAGCTTCGCCCCTAGGCACCAAACGGCAGCCACCAGCCAATCAGCCACCAACCGGCAGTCCAGCCGCCTGATCGCGTTCCGGAGCGCCCGCAATGAGCCAAGTCCGCCACCCCAAGACCGGCAAACCCGTCGACACCGCCAAGCTCGACCAAATCGTCGCCAGCGCGCGGCGTGCCAGCGACGAGCGCGCCGCCGGCTATCGCGCCCAGGCGCTCAAACTATACCCCTGGGTGTGCGGGCGCTGTAGTCGGGAATTCAATCAGCAAAACCTGCGTGAGCTGACCGTCCATCACAAGGACATGGACCACGACAACAACCCGCCCGATGGCAGCAACTGGGAACTGCTGTGCCTCTACTGTCACGACAACGAGCACCAGAAGTTCGAGGAGCATCTGGCCGCACTCGCCGCCGGACGCTCCCCCATTCCGAGCAGCGGCCAGAGCGCAACCAAACCGCCCAGCACCCATCGCCCCTTCGACGCCTTGGCCGGCCTGCTCAAAAACCCGCCAGCCGGCGATGACTGAGCCAGAGCCCGCGCGACCATCGCCCGCCCCAACATCCAACGCTTATTTGAAACGGGTCTACAACTCCGCCCACATGCGCAGCAGGTTGTTGTAGGAGCGATCCACATAGGCGGTATGCTCGGCCTCGGGTGCCTCTTTGAGCAAGTGTTCGCGTGCCTGGTTGAGTTCGTAGAGCAGCTCGCGTTGGGCCGGGTCGCGCACGTAGCTTTGAATCCAGGTCAGCGCGACCAGACGCTGGCCGCGCGTGACGGGCGCGACCCAATGCAGGCTGGCTGACGGATAGAGCACCGCATGGCCGGCGGGCAGCTTGACCGCTCGCTCGCCAAAGCTGGTGCGGATAGTCAGCTCGCCGCCGTCGTAGTCCTCTGGTGCGTTCAAGAATACCGTCAGCGACACATCGGTGCGAAAGCGCGGCCCGCTCGCTCCCATGATGGGATCATCGATGTGCGCGCCATAGGTCATGCCGGGCTCATAACGGGCGACGATGAAGTCCGCCACCCGATGCGGCAGCGCGCCAAAACGAAAGGCCGGGTGATGCCCGAGGCTCGGCATCAGGATGCGCGCCAGCCGCTCCATGCGCTGGCGCTCGCCTGCCAACTCCTGATTATGCTTGACCCGCGCGGCGGCAAAGCCGGCACTGAGCTTGCCATCAACAAAGTCAGCGCCCTCGAGCACCTGATGCAGCTTATCGAGTTGTACCTGGTTAAGAAGTTCAGGGATGGTCAGCAACATAGAGGGTCACCTCGGGTGGTTCTTCGCGCTGCTGCGGTGGTCAAAGCGCTTGCCGGTCCTTATTATCGACTGTAAAGCTAAAAAACAGGGCCGCCCGGAGAAGCATTCATGATCCTAGAAGCCATTGTTGACGATCAGGTCTTCAGCCTGAACGTCCCCGAGAGCCTGCTCAGCCAGGCCAGCGAATTTTTTGACCAACTCGACCGCGATATGGACCAGGGCTGGCAGATGAGCCGCGACTGGGTAGCCGCGCCTGACCAAGTGCAGCGCGGGCAGATTGTCGCGGACAAACTTCTCACCGCGCTTGAGAACGAAAACGAAAAGCTTGGCATGCTGACGGCCGGGTATCTACTCGCCCGCCTACCGGGGTTAAAATCGGTAGAACTCGACATCCAGGGCGAGATTCAAAACAACCAGTTCTCTTTTCATCCGGCGGCAGACAGCAACACCGCCACCACCCCGCCCCAGAGCGCCAGCTCCCAGACACCGCCGATGCAAGATACTGGCGAAGACCCCCAGAGCCCCAACGGCCAGGCCGCCGAACAGTTAAAGGCCACTGCGCAAGATTGCAGCAGCGCCCCGCGCGGACTCAGCAAACTCAACGCCATGGCACAAGCCGGTCAGGATG includes the following:
- a CDS encoding LysR family transcriptional regulator, which codes for MKGTLSEKGLGSAGADYLVRHCTLRQLQLLEAIVRLGSFTRAAEELFLTQPTVSMQIKKLSESIGTPLFHHVGRTVEPTDAGREVYAACRGILNGLANLETKLSDLKGLRRGRLRLGVITTATYVAPEILGAFCQRYTGIDVFLNVTNRDQLLERLSAQDDDLYVMGQHHDLGQEVQAVPFAPNPLVMIARSDHPLVGQPRIPMSRLAEEDLLLREPGSGVRDAVLKHFAAAGVEPRVRMQLGSSETIKHAILGGLGISALSLHSVRLESGGGRFAVLDVEGFPIRRRWHLVYSRSRELSLVARTFLDFAIASEPDIRAQLNEAMTALMRVSGVFLSAFDDFDVAKPEPAVAMGA
- a CDS encoding 4a-hydroxytetrahydrobiopterin dehydratase, with amino-acid sequence MRNESHKGESHEGPGWHGWTRRERPLRLERRLEFPDYEATRVFLEQAGELSEAMDVYPNLSFGRTYANLTIFADEDSGELTAQAQTFAERIEQLLG
- a CDS encoding ferritin-like domain-containing protein, with product MMHQPGVHPRTLGYLGRALSLEYSAVQQYMTQAALTEAWGLREAADRFRAETVEEMRHAERIVKRMLGVGVVPNASQLRPVAVADSLVGLLQQDAVLEAEIVALYDEATRFCRSMGEMENAEFFQGLLNDEMAHAEEVDTWLKTLGAGQHQGWNERAYF
- a CDS encoding BMC domain-containing protein; this translates as MANETMGIALGMIETRGLVPAIEAADAMTKAAEVRLIGREFVGGGYVTVLVRGETGAVNAAVRAGADACERVGDGLVAAHIIARPHREVEPVLPTGGAAA
- a CDS encoding BMC domain-containing protein, coding for MAGENHGIALGMIETRGLVPAIEAADAMTKAAEVRLVGREFVGGGYVTVLVRGETGAVNAAVRAGADACERVGDGLVAAHIIARPHPELEPALKASGSFLSGQQRR
- a CDS encoding carboxysome peptide B encodes the protein MDIFQVVDTLVCTLRVSGLDHCSLRVLRDAKGKLQVATDPVGVRPGNWVFTVNGSAGRYAMGDAKILTDLTIGGIIDDWDSDAAPV
- a CDS encoding carboxysome peptide A — translated: MKICQVLKPLVSTNRISGFEHKHLQVVLDGSSKMVAVDAVGAVPGDWVICVGSSAAREAAGSKEYPSDLTIVGIIDDWQPET
- a CDS encoding carboxysome shell carbonic anhydrase encodes the protein MSGGRPGTQKARLGGDLSSRQPAFNQRLHPLTDVNANARLFDYEARVKESFDRIVPVLKQVAAMQCEPRFEERALELIHSELGYELPHEEINHAWVSGLDMRRLFAMSVFKTYRRISDEFYTHDPLGGRDQQAFDSFLQDCGFHLLDVTPCADGRLAHAISYVLRLPYAAVRRKSYAGSLFDVENTVQKWAETEMLRFREGRPNTADAPTRYLKTVMYHFSSVDPAHQGCAAHGSDDELAARAGLERLQAFQQAIENTYCCGASVDLLLIGLDTDTDAIRVHVPDRDSRIDLTRWVDGHKLYEITRGMAPEQARAHILELVRAHAAEQSRSTGGDAPAEGMLRLIAQLIENNISQIDYVRAYHQGGYADIGHAERFIGAGIGFEEIQLRNLTYFAYLATVEEGAADMDVGIKIFSGLNVSRGLPVPVIVRYDYHGGVPGARERAVAHCERIAAALKARYPKLCADGLLHCLRAVRDCDAGAPIEVVGCSLQTQAAAAH
- a CDS encoding CsoS2 family carboxysome shell protein, yielding MLSLARRAAQSGRGKAATNAPTSAASLARQANPKLSGRELSQRVRAQRSHNGGAGERKSAPTGRMRQNPAARGAEDQHWKVGASETAAGQTVTGTRVGRSVKTTGDEPSTCRAVTGTEYMGADIFREFCHSEPQRNVPKVGVSPSGLGNRITGNEVGRSSRVTGDEPGSCERVTGTEYLSPAHFEAFCDLRPGSDATQGSGRRTGLAATRGGQSVSGTMVGRSGGDRAGADRAAKVTGDEQGASVKTTGTQYTNVQSIAEGIPSHQGGGRSAVAGQSKHKVPERAAPAKVAVSSTLTGGRVTGTLVGRSAQVTGDEPGSCRAVTGDQYLSGEQFESFCDARPEPEAAKVGESLTALGQRVSGTQTGRSGRVTGDEPGTCKAVTGTPYAGMEQAEEYCAPAAAQAARERMLPMARRGAGMTGQGPGVGGRMTGDSRGACEPLTGTPYLGADQQAAACEDGGDSQLKRGAMAATPDEPDFPQALTGAPWQQFSVNSPARVADHQRAARTGAVTGTNSEGGGRITGPFGMATGKITGTEEFRFGAAKHGPRANAGPVAPEGKPAVSSASRVTGEGQSAGLKITGDDWDRGEHVTGTEGAWAKGRNPTRPGPMTAMQRPERKRNEETPVPVSRVTGSSGSTDRGSLITYSGGARG
- a CDS encoding ribulose bisphosphate carboxylase small subunit, giving the protein MPFHSVQGDYQTKQTLETFGFLPPLTQDEIYDQIAYIIAQGWTPAIEHVHPSNSMKDYWTMWKLPFFGETELANVVNELEGCHRTYPDHHVRLTGYDSYTQSQGSCFVVFQGRG
- a CDS encoding form I ribulose bisphosphate carboxylase large subunit, with translation MSVKTYDAGVKEYRDMYWTPDYVPLDTDLLACFKCTGQPGVPREEVAAAVAAESSTGTWSTVWSELLTDMEYYKGRAYRIEDVPGDSESFYAFIAYPIDLFEEGSIVNVLTSLVGNVFGFKALRHLRLEDIRFPIAYVKTCMGPPNGIQVERDKMNKYGRPLLGATIKPKLGLSAKNYGRAVYECLRGGLDFTKDDENVNSQPFMRWQNRFEFVGEAIQSAQQETGERKGHYLNVTAATPEDMYERAEFAKECGVPIIMHDFLTGGFTANTGLAKWCRKNGVLLHIHRAMHAVIDRHPKHGIHFRVLAKCLRLSGGDHLHTGTVVGKLEGDRASTLGYVDQLRESFVPEDRSRGIFFDQDWGSMPGVFAVASGGIHVWHMPALVTIFGDDSVLQFGGGTQGHPWGNAAGAAANRVALEACVKARNEGRELEKEAREIMTDAARHSPELAIAMETWKEIKFEFDTVDKLDIS